Proteins from a genomic interval of Desulfocurvus vexinensis DSM 17965:
- a CDS encoding helix-turn-helix domain-containing protein codes for MTKDGMRGRGASSPVEGGHRPTGTGDEARKPPKRFWAKHKTEAVLRLLRGEDIEILSRELGVTAAALTRWRDQFLAGGAEGLKKRSPKD; via the coding sequence ATGACGAAGGATGGAATGAGGGGCAGAGGAGCCTCCTCCCCGGTGGAGGGAGGCCATAGGCCGACCGGAACCGGGGATGAGGCACGCAAGCCGCCCAAGAGGTTCTGGGCCAAGCACAAGACCGAGGCTGTGCTCAGGCTACTGCGTGGTGAGGACATCGAGATTTTGAGCCGTGAACTTGGCGTGACCGCCGCCGCCCTGACCCGCTGGCGGGATCAATTCCTTGCTGGCGGTGCCGAGGGGCTCAAGAAGCGCTCACCCAAGGACG
- a CDS encoding HK97-fold major capsid protein yields the protein MTVKYIVMRGRRFNDLRGWNLDPETKAELRAKGVIKNYGTGGILLTAAQAIDEVLLIPDEEVGKLPVRENLKTEAIEQKTRFKTGWLVWSELGQGITRPDILAKIKILG from the coding sequence TTGACGGTGAAGTACATCGTCATGCGGGGCCGGCGCTTCAATGACCTGCGGGGCTGGAATCTCGACCCGGAAACCAAGGCCGAGCTGCGTGCCAAGGGCGTGATCAAGAACTACGGGACCGGCGGCATTCTCTTGACCGCCGCGCAGGCCATCGACGAGGTGCTGCTCATCCCCGACGAGGAGGTGGGCAAGTTGCCGGTGCGTGAGAATCTCAAGACCGAAGCCATCGAGCAGAAGACCCGCTTCAAGACGGGCTGGCTCGTCTGGTCGGAACTGGGGCAAGGCATCACCCGCCCGGACATTCTCGCCAAGATCAAGATTCTCGGCTGA